The following proteins are encoded in a genomic region of Desulfosporosinus youngiae DSM 17734:
- a CDS encoding MinD/ParA family protein, which yields MHDQASALRDLASRQNQKKAKMRVIAVTSGKGGVGKTTITVNLALALAEYGQRVIILDGDLGLANVDIAFGLSARYTVEHLLSGEKSLEEILLRGPMGIGIIPGGSGVQELANLERDKLMNVITNLGRLEKLTDLLIIDTGAGLGHTVINFLQAADDIIMVTTPEPTAITDAYGLLKSLRREASEVPIHLVINRVRSEKDALSTFKRLDTAVSKFLDESLDFLGWVYDDPLVGHSVMQQEPLGISFPDSSAYRCTKWIAGKVAGIYLRPPRPAGGVKGFLSKLLRSF from the coding sequence ATGCATGATCAAGCGAGTGCTTTGCGGGATTTAGCATCCCGCCAAAATCAAAAAAAAGCAAAAATGAGGGTTATCGCTGTAACCAGCGGCAAAGGCGGGGTGGGTAAAACCACTATTACGGTTAATTTGGCACTGGCCTTGGCTGAATATGGGCAAAGAGTTATTATTCTTGATGGAGATTTAGGGCTTGCTAACGTAGATATTGCTTTTGGTCTATCGGCACGGTATACGGTTGAGCATTTATTATCCGGAGAAAAAAGCCTGGAAGAGATTCTGCTCAGGGGTCCCATGGGAATAGGTATTATACCAGGAGGGTCCGGAGTACAGGAACTGGCCAATTTAGAACGAGATAAGCTGATGAATGTTATCACTAATCTTGGGCGCTTGGAAAAGCTGACAGATCTATTGATTATAGATACAGGAGCGGGTCTTGGTCATACAGTGATCAATTTTTTACAGGCTGCGGATGATATTATTATGGTAACAACGCCGGAACCGACGGCAATTACGGATGCTTATGGGTTGCTGAAATCCTTGAGGCGGGAAGCAAGCGAGGTCCCAATTCACCTGGTGATTAACCGAGTGCGGTCCGAAAAAGATGCCTTGTCAACCTTTAAACGGTTAGATACTGCTGTGAGTAAATTTCTGGATGAATCACTGGATTTTTTGGGATGGGTTTATGATGACCCGCTTGTAGGGCACTCAGTGATGCAGCAGGAACCTTTGGGAATTAGTTTTCCTGATAGTTCAGCCTATCGGTGTACCAAGTGGATCGCCGGTAAAGTCGCTGGAATTTATCTTCGTCCGCCACGTCCGGCAGGCGGTGTAAAAGGTTTCTTAAGTAAATTGCTCCGCTCGTTTTAA
- a CDS encoding FliA/WhiG family RNA polymerase sigma factor, with amino-acid sequence MIPNAYEAASRGPWKQEHIERYLPLVKRIAGRLAISLPSHVDEDDIIGYGVFGLLDALERFEPARGFKFETYASIRIRGAMIDGLRTMDWVPHSARQKVKRVQDGFAELENQLGRAVTAEEVAEWLKVDVKEIEGALAQAQVLNLTSFDESSVDSEGDNSGTPLNLLVDLDAQEAYKVIEKDEQKQILALAVEKLPEKEKLVIGLYYQEELTLKEIAAVMKLSESRISQLHSQAILRLRGRLSRQKKNLF; translated from the coding sequence TTGATACCGAACGCCTATGAAGCCGCCTCACGCGGACCTTGGAAACAAGAGCATATAGAACGATATTTGCCTTTGGTTAAGCGGATTGCGGGTCGTTTAGCAATCTCCCTTCCATCTCATGTGGACGAGGATGATATTATCGGGTATGGTGTCTTTGGGTTACTCGATGCCTTGGAGCGTTTTGAACCGGCTAGAGGGTTTAAATTTGAAACCTATGCCTCAATCCGTATTCGCGGAGCAATGATCGATGGACTCCGAACGATGGACTGGGTCCCTCATTCGGCCAGACAGAAAGTGAAACGGGTTCAAGACGGCTTTGCCGAGTTGGAAAATCAGCTTGGACGGGCTGTTACGGCCGAAGAAGTCGCAGAATGGCTGAAAGTTGACGTAAAGGAGATAGAAGGGGCTTTGGCCCAGGCTCAGGTTCTAAACTTAACATCCTTTGATGAAAGCTCTGTCGATAGTGAAGGAGATAATAGCGGTACTCCCCTTAACCTGCTAGTGGACTTGGATGCCCAGGAAGCTTATAAGGTGATAGAAAAAGACGAACAAAAACAGATCCTGGCCCTGGCAGTGGAAAAGTTGCCGGAAAAAGAAAAATTAGTGATAGGGCTTTATTATCAAGAAGAACTAACCTTAAAAGAGATTGCTGCAGTCATGAAGCTCTCCGAATCAAGAATTTCCCAACTCCATTCCCAAGCGATTTTGCGGTTAAGGGGAAGGCTGAGCCGGCAAAAAAAGAATTTGTTTTAG
- a CDS encoding flagellar hook-length control protein FliK, translating into MTGIHVLSDNLKSGYKSENLVSSKGKEAAGCNDNAAAIFAVVLNGKMNLDSNPKGQSSSKADQDSEEVQSNAANPGQSDQNLNGLGSILGYGNHVLPFLTEMMLQSDLPAGKEANSGERISQGSESSSLANLALTNVSGAAGKDVELASNEDDVPIGMLALNSQGDNLGNAELDKYRRIITNLLVALSGTITDSTSEGNYLGGSTGPKDLSQDLARIVQNWITVTEGVGEEKNSLADSSAANSGGTKDTRQDIGKVVQDWMSTADMSAANDIKNELNTIWKNGLHLLIEGLAVGSGKVDGGNPELNMKAASLLAALYPLLKEEAGNAQAVPGLKEALKELKGLGIDLEFIKSISGTVKDMNAAGFLSDNVHKKFEAMSQQESKALNSFHAILNEEVPKEHLMKSVELSGTKDSHAQPPSTGAGSVANLLPLTLSDGKFVAIPVWEQISVVVREQIMSRQQALKELDIQLHPEDLGKIRILLRWESGQVHLQVQASEAATGQLLQNQLADLRQNLMSQGVNCGSLQMGQEGEGRQQPQGDEAQRTFRPSNSLSNADEDLISMVNSISLGQDGINRINVTA; encoded by the coding sequence ATGACAGGTATTCATGTCCTTTCGGATAACCTTAAGAGTGGGTATAAATCAGAGAACTTGGTATCTTCAAAGGGAAAAGAGGCAGCAGGCTGCAATGATAATGCGGCGGCAATTTTTGCTGTAGTACTTAATGGCAAAATGAACTTAGACTCAAATCCGAAAGGGCAAAGCTCCTCTAAAGCGGATCAAGATTCGGAGGAAGTTCAGAGCAATGCTGCTAATCCAGGACAAAGTGATCAGAACTTGAATGGATTGGGAAGCATTCTCGGGTATGGTAACCATGTACTTCCGTTTCTTACAGAGATGATGCTTCAGAGTGATCTTCCGGCAGGCAAGGAGGCCAATTCCGGAGAACGTATAAGTCAGGGAAGTGAGAGTTCGTCATTAGCTAATCTGGCATTAACCAATGTGTCGGGTGCAGCAGGTAAAGATGTTGAGTTAGCTTCAAATGAGGATGATGTGCCGATAGGAATGTTGGCGCTAAACTCTCAGGGGGATAACCTTGGAAATGCGGAATTGGATAAATATAGACGGATAATAACCAATCTTTTAGTGGCACTATCAGGTACGATTACAGACTCCACCTCAGAGGGGAACTACCTGGGAGGGAGCACAGGACCAAAGGATTTAAGTCAGGACTTGGCGAGGATTGTTCAAAACTGGATAACGGTGACCGAGGGTGTTGGAGAAGAGAAAAATTCGTTAGCTGACTCGTCAGCAGCTAACAGCGGCGGAACTAAGGATACTCGACAGGATATCGGGAAAGTCGTACAAGACTGGATGTCTACTGCAGATATGTCGGCAGCAAATGATATAAAAAATGAATTAAATACCATTTGGAAAAACGGACTACACCTATTAATTGAGGGTTTAGCGGTAGGAAGTGGTAAAGTTGATGGTGGTAACCCTGAGCTGAACATGAAGGCAGCCAGTCTCTTAGCCGCCCTTTACCCTTTACTTAAAGAAGAGGCCGGAAATGCGCAAGCAGTTCCGGGATTAAAGGAAGCTCTCAAAGAGCTAAAGGGTCTTGGGATTGACTTGGAATTCATCAAATCAATCTCTGGCACCGTGAAAGATATGAATGCCGCAGGTTTTCTTTCTGACAATGTTCACAAGAAATTCGAGGCAATGAGTCAGCAGGAAAGCAAGGCCCTAAACAGTTTCCATGCTATTCTTAATGAAGAAGTTCCCAAAGAACATCTCATGAAATCCGTCGAACTCTCTGGGACAAAAGATAGTCATGCCCAGCCGCCAAGCACTGGAGCAGGGTCAGTTGCCAACCTATTACCTCTGACTCTTTCAGATGGAAAATTTGTTGCGATTCCCGTATGGGAACAGATCTCTGTGGTAGTTCGTGAGCAAATCATGAGCAGGCAGCAGGCTTTGAAGGAGTTAGATATTCAGCTCCATCCGGAAGATTTAGGGAAGATCAGGATATTATTACGTTGGGAGAGCGGGCAGGTCCATTTGCAAGTACAAGCTTCAGAGGCGGCGACCGGACAGCTTTTGCAGAATCAGCTCGCTGATTTGCGCCAGAATCTGATGAGTCAAGGTGTGAACTGCGGCTCGCTGCAAATGGGGCAAGAGGGAGAAGGGCGGCAACAGCCGCAGGGGGATGAGGCCCAAAGGACGTTCCGGCCAAGTAACTCACTCTCTAACGCAGATGAGGATCTGATCTCCATGGTCAATTCAATTTCTCTCGGTCAGGATGGAATCAATCGCATTAATGTCACGGCATAG
- a CDS encoding flagellar brake protein, whose protein sequence is MSYKKKLSLGMAVELTVLEGDYEGHYRSRVEEMGERLLSVGVPIENGELVPVREGTKVKVTFWDETAAYSFEGKIMQRIAVPFPIFVLVLPDTVAKVQRRDFVRVPATFPITFRMVTREGLSDSFKAVTLDLSGGGMRFSTKERIENKSLLFVQFSLPHGEIQTPASVCRVVSIEDTKQYSVSVKFHEISERERDKIIRCVFDIQRAMRKKGLV, encoded by the coding sequence TTGTCGTATAAGAAAAAGCTTTCCTTAGGGATGGCGGTAGAACTTACCGTGCTCGAAGGCGATTATGAAGGGCACTACCGATCACGTGTTGAAGAAATGGGAGAAAGACTCCTCTCGGTGGGTGTTCCTATTGAAAATGGTGAATTAGTTCCCGTTCGTGAGGGAACTAAGGTGAAAGTAACCTTTTGGGATGAAACTGCCGCCTATTCCTTTGAGGGGAAAATTATGCAAAGGATTGCTGTTCCATTTCCTATATTTGTTTTAGTATTGCCTGATACGGTAGCCAAAGTCCAACGACGGGATTTTGTGAGGGTGCCGGCCACATTTCCCATCACCTTTCGAATGGTGACGCGGGAAGGGCTCAGTGATAGTTTTAAGGCGGTAACCCTTGACCTGAGTGGCGGGGGTATGCGTTTCTCAACGAAGGAACGGATCGAGAATAAATCTTTGCTCTTTGTGCAATTCTCCCTTCCCCATGGAGAGATACAGACCCCGGCTAGTGTTTGCCGGGTGGTAAGTATTGAAGACACTAAACAATATAGTGTTTCAGTCAAATTTCATGAAATCTCGGAACGGGAGCGAGATAAAATTATCCGCTGCGTCTTTGATATACAAAGGGCAATGCGTAAGAAAGGATTGGTGTAA
- the flhF gene encoding flagellar biosynthesis protein FlhF encodes MRVRRFVGDNVSETMGKVKRELGSEAVILQTREFSDGGFFGLFGKKKIEITAAIEEAPVTPKKTSASNYGFSTEGVKPASAKLLPDAEDHSEDLQAEIKSMRLLLEKMNHQINKQSNLEEDKNLWPPVLQRWADLLQNRGINENLVKRLISHVQQTLPPKEWADDSQVYLRIQANVRQICGQIGLIQPGIEKPRIVALVGPTGVGKTTTIGKLAAGFSIVDKRKVALITADTYRVAAVEQLKTFGEIIGVPVEVVMTPSGLRNALQLHADKELIFIDTAGRSPQHEVHMSELRGFLNEAQPDFTMLVMSATTHSADQYRIYKRFEDLTTHLIFTKLDETGSAGAILNLLGRTTLPTAYLTNGQNVPDDIEAATPDRLVRYVLGEEMPHA; translated from the coding sequence TTGCGAGTTAGGCGATTTGTGGGAGATAATGTGTCAGAGACCATGGGAAAAGTGAAACGGGAACTGGGATCTGAAGCTGTTATCCTTCAGACACGTGAATTTAGTGATGGAGGTTTCTTTGGCCTGTTTGGCAAGAAGAAAATTGAGATCACAGCGGCCATTGAAGAAGCTCCGGTTACTCCAAAGAAGACTTCAGCTTCTAATTATGGCTTTAGTACTGAAGGCGTAAAACCGGCTTCAGCGAAGCTGTTGCCCGATGCTGAAGACCACTCTGAAGACCTTCAGGCGGAAATAAAGTCGATGCGCCTCTTACTTGAGAAAATGAATCACCAAATCAATAAACAGTCCAATCTTGAGGAGGACAAAAACCTTTGGCCGCCGGTTCTGCAAAGATGGGCGGACCTGCTGCAAAACAGAGGCATCAATGAAAACTTGGTTAAGCGCTTGATAAGTCATGTGCAGCAAACATTGCCCCCCAAAGAATGGGCTGACGATTCCCAGGTGTACCTCCGTATCCAAGCCAATGTCCGTCAAATCTGCGGACAGATTGGGCTTATTCAGCCTGGGATTGAGAAACCCAGGATTGTCGCCTTGGTTGGTCCGACGGGGGTGGGAAAAACGACGACGATCGGTAAGTTGGCAGCCGGTTTTAGTATTGTTGACAAACGCAAGGTTGCTTTAATTACAGCGGACACCTATAGGGTTGCGGCAGTTGAGCAGCTTAAAACTTTTGGGGAAATCATTGGAGTTCCGGTTGAAGTCGTCATGACACCATCAGGGCTAAGGAATGCTTTGCAGCTTCATGCGGATAAAGAACTGATATTTATTGATACTGCGGGCCGCAGTCCACAGCATGAGGTGCATATGTCTGAATTACGCGGGTTTTTGAATGAGGCTCAACCGGATTTCACCATGCTGGTTATGAGCGCCACTACTCACTCGGCCGATCAATATCGGATTTATAAGCGCTTCGAAGATTTAACCACACATCTCATCTTCACCAAGCTGGACGAGACGGGGAGTGCCGGGGCAATTTTAAATCTTCTGGGTCGAACAACACTTCCTACTGCCTATCTGACCAATGGGCAGAATGTCCCCGATGACATAGAAGCAGCGACTCCCGACCGTTTGGTGCGCTATGTGCTCGGGGAGGAGATGCCCCATGCATGA
- a CDS encoding chemotaxis protein CheD, with product MSVITVGMADFKTAASPDLLLTAGLGSCIGICIHDPFLKVGGMAHIMLPTANGSMGGNPAKYADTALELLLKAIIGMGANKTRLKAKMAGGAQMFSFPGKPPVLKIGDRNAEAVEQELKRYGIPLLAADVGGSFGRTIHFDVGTGELRIRTINHGEKVV from the coding sequence ATGAGTGTTATAACTGTCGGAATGGCTGATTTTAAAACCGCCGCCTCGCCTGACCTGTTACTAACGGCTGGGTTAGGATCCTGTATTGGGATTTGCATACATGACCCCTTCCTTAAAGTTGGCGGAATGGCCCATATTATGCTGCCGACGGCTAATGGAAGCATGGGAGGAAATCCGGCTAAATACGCAGACACTGCGCTGGAATTATTGCTTAAAGCCATCATAGGTATGGGTGCCAATAAAACCCGCTTGAAAGCAAAAATGGCCGGTGGTGCTCAGATGTTTTCCTTTCCGGGAAAACCTCCGGTTCTTAAAATCGGGGATCGCAACGCTGAAGCAGTGGAACAGGAACTTAAAAGATATGGAATTCCTCTTCTGGCGGCCGATGTCGGAGGAAGTTTTGGGCGTACCATTCATTTCGATGTCGGAACAGGAGAATTACGAATACGAACCATTAATCATGGAGAAAAGGTGGTTTGA
- a CDS encoding chemotaxis protein CheC: MEITQLQLDALREIANIGSGHAATALSTLLQRRIDMSIPEVWAVPFEQVSNIVGQLDSPQAVIYVKVEGEASGKAVFFFPVESAEIVVQALFGTNEPMDLYMSEMAQSALKEVGNILVSSFIIALTQFSGIPLQPSVPALAVDMIGASLDAIFLEEGVLDDTVLFIDTQLTGIPQIEGQFIFLPDDGSLKKLLGAMGV; encoded by the coding sequence TTGGAGATTACCCAATTGCAGCTGGACGCCTTACGTGAAATAGCAAACATTGGATCCGGACATGCAGCGACAGCTTTGTCCACTCTTTTACAGCGTCGAATAGATATGTCGATACCTGAAGTTTGGGCGGTACCCTTTGAACAAGTTTCAAATATTGTGGGACAACTTGACTCACCTCAAGCTGTTATCTATGTGAAAGTTGAAGGAGAGGCCTCGGGAAAAGCGGTTTTTTTCTTTCCGGTAGAAAGCGCCGAAATCGTGGTTCAGGCTCTGTTTGGGACGAACGAGCCAATGGACCTTTATATGAGTGAGATGGCCCAATCGGCTTTAAAAGAAGTGGGAAATATTTTAGTCAGTTCCTTTATCATAGCCTTAACACAGTTTTCGGGGATTCCCCTTCAACCTTCTGTGCCCGCTTTAGCGGTAGATATGATTGGTGCCAGTTTAGATGCTATTTTCCTTGAAGAAGGTGTACTGGACGATACCGTATTGTTTATCGATACTCAGCTTACCGGAATTCCTCAGATTGAAGGGCAATTTATCTTTTTGCCGGATGATGGTTCATTGAAAAAATTGTTAGGGGCTATGGGAGTATGA
- a CDS encoding flagellar hook capping FlgD N-terminal domain-containing protein: MTNTINGTSKSGSSNTLSGSQSIITNDTLGKDDFLKLLIAQMQNQDPLNPTDNKDSIAQLAQFSSLEQMNNIATSMDALNKNMTFFSQQSSLIQGAAMIGKWVSGVDIDGKTILEGTVEAVKWLDGDPKLRILKEDGTVVDLEMGLITLVKEKTPEIIPPVNDESSDINEDTGAEEDKPVTEPELETV; the protein is encoded by the coding sequence ATGACTAACACTATTAATGGAACGTCTAAGAGCGGTTCATCTAATACTTTGAGCGGAAGCCAATCAATCATAACTAATGATACACTGGGGAAAGATGATTTTCTCAAGTTGCTTATAGCCCAAATGCAAAATCAAGATCCTTTAAACCCAACAGATAATAAAGATTCGATTGCGCAATTAGCCCAGTTCAGTTCCTTAGAGCAAATGAATAATATTGCAACATCTATGGACGCTTTGAATAAAAATATGACTTTTTTCTCTCAACAATCGTCTCTTATACAAGGGGCAGCTATGATCGGCAAATGGGTGAGTGGCGTGGATATTGATGGGAAGACCATACTGGAAGGTACCGTTGAAGCGGTTAAGTGGCTTGACGGGGACCCTAAGCTCCGAATTCTCAAGGAAGACGGAACCGTTGTGGATTTGGAAATGGGTCTGATTACGCTCGTTAAAGAAAAAACCCCTGAGATAATTCCGCCTGTTAACGATGAATCCAGTGATATCAATGAAGATACGGGTGCGGAAGAAGATAAACCTGTAACAGAACCTGAATTGGAAACCGTTTAA